The Malus domestica chromosome 10, GDT2T_hap1 nucleotide sequence catcaaggtggatgaactatccctaagccgtctactaatccaaggttttaaccaaggaggacaaagagcgataggcatgatccgagtggagatgaccattggtgaactcaagtcaagcgtgatgttccacgtgattgatgcaagaacttcctacggtctgctcttaggaaggccttggatccatgcgaacggagtggtaccgtccacccttcaccaatgtttaaaattttaccaagaacgagtgaaggtgatctatgacgacaccaagccattcaccgaagccgaatcacatttcgcagacgccaagttctagatgaatgaagacatggtgcccgaaacTCTTCCAAAAAAGATTAAATCCATGAGCAAAGCAGCACCTAAAAAACAGGAGTGGCAGGctatgcccaagaagcaagaagaagaagctatgccatcttcaagcaaaaacgacGATGAGCTTTCTAAACCTGCAACGACCAGAGGAAGTAGGACGACCTCAAATGGACCAAGCGTACCCGTCTTCCGGTACATCCCgacgtcgagaagaaagaatggtcaatccccgtttGAAACTGCAGCGAGTAAAGCCGATGCACAGCGGCACatagataatgtaaagttgctcaaaacgAATGCAGTCTTGCCTCTGACCCAGCTAGGCGACACCAAGGTTGCAAAACCATCACAGGGCTTCATAAAAGGCCTGCCAAAGGGGgaagaaccaagctttctcccaaccaaaaggaccgaagaaggttttgatccaaacgcctacaaacttatgtcgaaagctgggtatgacttcacctcctctgcaaatttgggaaagaatgatttgaacaccgtcaaagacaacgaacgtgatctcactaaaactcagaagaagttggagaagcatggttacggggttagcaacaacaaagctggacttggcttcacaccaaatgcaccggtGAAGATCTCCAGTAAGGCAAAAAATGCTAGCGCTTAACACATCAGCGTAAGCATTATACAAGATAAAGAGGAGCCTCAACCTGCCCCCCGGACATCAGTATTCGATAGAATGAACTGTTCAAATGCCAGAGTTTCGGCACCTAAACTCATGAGCGGTCAAAACaaaacttccgtcttcaaaaggctcaAAACGTCAGCATCTCGAGGCTCTGTTTTTAAAAGGTTATCGAAACCTAAAAACCAAAGCAATAAGACTAGCTCCCCTCCACGACAGTCAGTTATGGAAAGACTTGGAGAAGCCAAAGAGCCTTCCAAAAGGAGAAAGACGACACCAGAAGCAGAAGAGATCGATCGCCTGGCGGAAAAGGATGACGTCCGAAGttccattccttcaagaatgaagcgccaagcaattttggaggttaacacagtcggatcactgaaagtgaaaaggcgcaccatcattcgcactggacaatcttcatgccaactagCTCGAGAGGATAACACCAAAGAAGAAgcccaagacgtcttccacatcacaatccaagaaggtgaagaagaaatCCTCGAGGAAGATGTCATGGCGGCACCGTCACAACTCgaagatggggggcaagccacagttgacgatctcaaagaactcaacttaGGTGCGTGCATTATTAGGTGTGGACgagatagagaagtattaccagctgctattagagtacaaggacgtctttgcttggacctacaaggaaatgcccggcctcgaccctatcattgcggtgcatcatcttgcagtcaagcctggaacgcgaccaataaagcaaactcaaagacgttatcgatccgagctcatcccacaaatcgAGGCCGAGATCGACAAGttgatcgaagcaggcttcattcgagaggtgcaataccccaagtggatctccaacatcgtcatagtccttaaaaaatctggacaaatacgtgtctGCGTGGACTTCCGAGACCTCAATAATGCTTGCCCAAAGgatgacttccccttgccaatcatcgaaatcatggtggacgcaaccactggccatgaggcactgtcattcatggacggctcttctggatacaatcaaattcgcatggctcttgaagatgaggaactaacagccttccgcactccGAAAGGTATTTACTGCTataaggtgatgccctttggtctgaagaatgctggagctacatatcaacgcgcgatgcagaagatcttcaatgacatgctacacaagaacgtagaatgttatgtggacgatgtggtggtcaagacaaagaaaagatcaaatcacttgaaggatttgcgagtagtgttcgaaaggttgcgaaaatacaacctcaagatgaacccgttaaaatgtgcatttggcgtcacatctggaaagttccttggcttcattgtcaagcatcggGGCATTGAAGtagaccaatcaaagatcaaggccattcaaagcatgcccgagccaagaaacctgcacgagttgaaaagtctacaaggtcggctagccttcatcagacgcttcatctccaaccttgcagggcgttgttaaccgttcagtcgactcatgaagaaagatgttccgttcatatgggacaaagcatgcaacaacgcttttgaaagcataaagaagtatttatcaagtccacctgtcctgggggcacctgtaccagggaaaccgctcatattgtacattgctgctcaggaaagttcagttggagcactcttggcacaggaaaacgaggcccagaaagaatgagcgctctactacctcagCCGAACGCTTACCGGCGCtgaattgaactactccccaatagaaaaaatgtgcctgtccttgatgtttgccatccagaagctcagacattacatgcatgcttacaccatccacttggttgctaaagctgacccggtcaaatacgtcatgtctaagccagttttgacagggcgactagctaaatgggcattacttctcaatcaatacgagatcatctacgtcccagctaaagccgtcaaaggacaagcgctagcagacttccttgccgaccatccaatcccagccgattggaaaatcgcAGATGACCTGCCCGACGAAGAAGTGTTCTGCATCGACAtattcccgacatggacgatgttctttgacggatctgcacgagcagacagagcgggggcaggagtagtattcatgtcaccaCGAAGGCAAgtactaccttattcattccagcTAAGCGAACTATGcaccaacaacgtcgctgagtaccaagcattgATCCTCGGActccaaatggcaatcaacatggaaatcgcagcccttgagatatacggcgactccaagctcataatcaatcaactcctgacggaatatgaggtgaggaaagacGACCTtgtcccatacttccggctggcaacgcagttgctacaaaggtttgaggccgtaacactagaacacgtgccaagaaaagagaatcaaatggcagacgctctcgccaacctagcctcgagcatgacattaggagaagacgaagctacaaacgtgccagtctgccaaagatgggaAATCCCACTTGTCACTGAAATAGTACTAAGTGATACAAACGTTATTTCAATACTTCCGGTCAacgttgaagaatggagacaacctctgatcaactacttggagcatggaatGCTTCCAGATGATCCGAAACACGCTCTGaagtacgtcgacgagcacatcgcttcctctattacaaagggaCACTCTACCGACGATCTTTTGAAGgggtacttctgagatgcctaggcgaggaagaagccaatcaagccatggaagaagcacactcaggaataTGTGGAGCGCACCAGTCCGGaccaaagcttcatttccagctcaaaagaatgggttattactggccaagcatggtaaatGACTGCTTAGAAtacgccaaaaggtgccaagcctgccaatttcatGCTAACTTCATACACCAaccgcctgaaccattacaccccacagctacttcatggccgttcgatgcatggggattggatgtCGTAGGACCAATTGCGCCAAAGTCATCTACAGGGGAGGCTTACATCCTGGCTGCAACGGATTACTTCTCTAAGTGGGCTGAGGCCATACCcctgaaggaagtcaagaaggaaactgtcgtccgtttcatcaagggACATATCATCCATTGATATggggtgcctcgctacattgtcACCGACAACGGAAAGCATTTCTCAAACCGACTCatggacgagctctgcgagaagtacaagttcaagcagcgcaaatcctccatgtatcatgctccggccaacggtcttgcagaagcattcaacaagacattgtgcaacctcctgaagaaggtaatcggtagaacaaagaaagactggcatgaaagaataggcgaaGCCCTATGGGCATACAGGACAACATATAGAACGCCTACCCAAGCcacaccttattctcttgtatatggcgtAGAAGTTGTTCTaccactcgaaagtcaaatcccctcgctaaggatggctatacaagaaggcttgactgacgaaGAGAACGCAAAGTTGCGTCTTCAAGAACTGGAGGCACTGGATGAGAAAAGACTCGAAGCCCAGCAGCACATGGAGTGTTATCAAGCGCGACTTTCTAAagccttcaacaagaaagttctccctcggtcttttcaaatgggagatctcgtcctttcattgcgtagacctatcatcacaactcacaagacaaagagcaagttcacgtcaaaatgggatggaccatacgtagtacaagaagtctacaccaatggcgcctacttaatcatggtggaagacggcttgaagatcggccctatCAACGGCAAATTCTTGAAGTGTTACTACCCTTGAAAGGCAACAAATTCCCGCTCTTtattcgcacgagcctaaactgcatgaactaAAGCTCCTGGcctgcaagagcataaactgcatacggcaccaaaaaaaaaaaaaaaaaaaaagtgtattttgaactacgttttgacttgatctctttctttggaagggtacgtaagCAGCTCGAGCATTcgatttcgagttcagtcacataaaaaaaaaaagggtatttGATTAAAGTCTCATTGATaaaggtcaattttattacaaaattacttgcaattttctttgtacaaaattaaattacagtttctttgaaaaaaaaaaaaatacatatgttatctaaaaaaaaatatatatatatatatataatatatatatatacatgtctgAGCCCAGCTACAAAATCAGGCCCGTCTCCATCTCTCCGCCGACCCAAACCGTAAGCCCAGCAACCAGGCCCGGTTCTCTCCTCTGATGGCACTATCTTTTGATTCTTGGCAAATTTCGGAGGTTGAGGAATTCTCAAAGTTATTGTGTTTAAGACCAGAAGTCTGATTGTTCAGCCTGAATCCATCTTCAGCAGAAAGCAGCTTAGAATTGTTGGCCATTAAATCTTCCCGGATTTCAGGTTCTTGAATCTCCCTACCATTTCGTGAGACGGCATCTGTTTTAGCAAACATTTCTTCTTCAGGAATTCCCTTAACACGATCCGGCTCATGTGACACCGATAACACAGCAGCGTCTGTAGCAGCAGCAGCCTGGCGGTGGGGACTCAAATCCCGACAACCCCGAGAGTCTCAACTCCCAGATCTGACTCCAAACCCTTCTCCGATCTTCCTGACGAGTGCTTGGCCTGCATATTCTACTCCCTCAGCTCCGGCGACCGGAAACGATGCTCTCTGCTCTGCCGACGGTGGTTGAGGATCGAGGGACAGAGCCGGCACCGTCTCTCCCTCCACGCACAATCGAATCTCTACCCGACCTCCGACTGCATATGCTCGTCGCTCACCACCCACGTGCTTTGCGTCTTGTGGATCTCATCGAACAAGGCGTTGAAGCTCTTGAACCTCTCATTCAACACCGGCTTCGCCACCTTCCCGTTCACGCTCAGCCCTTCGTGGCTCAAGCACTGCAGCAGCCGGTCCCACGTCTCTCTCTGGTAGTTCTTGTGGTACTGCCTCAGATCCGACGACCGCCGAGGGTACCACGTCTCGCCTATACACGAGTTGATCTCTGCCGACCCTTTGATTTTCTGCAAGATGTATCGCCCGTTGTTCATCATGAAGATGGAGCTC carries:
- the LOC139188612 gene encoding uncharacterized protein → MEEAHSGICGAHQSGPKLHFQLKRMGYYWPSMVNDCLEYAKRCQACQFHANFIHQPPEPLHPTATSWPFDAWGLDVVGPIAPKSSTGEAYILAATDYFSKWAEAIPLKEVKKETVVRFIKGHIIH